In Candidatus Polarisedimenticolia bacterium, the sequence TGGAGGTAAAGAGCTCGGCCCGCCCGGGATTTATTCCGACCGCGGAGCCTGCGGCGACTCCCAGGGCACGAATTCGATCCTCTGGTAGGTGACCGGGGTGCCGGACATCCACATGACGGCGCGGAAGCCGTCGGTGAAGTAGGGATCGCCGGTGAAGTTGGTGCGCGGTGCTTGGGGGGTGCAGGCGCCCACGCCGCCGGCCAGGGCGAAGCGCTCCAGGCCCTGGGAGAAGAACATGTCCTGGACCAGGTACCAGCGCGACTCGTCCATCTGCGGGTCGACCTTGTGGGTGGTAACCGTCTTGCGGGTCAGGCGCACGCCGATGTCTCGGCTGATTTGCCCGACCCAGACCGGCACGCCTCCGGTGGTGACCGGCGCCAGCCACAAGCGCATGTGGTTGCGCTGGTTGACGTCGGAGCGCGGCTTCTGCAGGGCGATGTCCTGGTGCCGGCCGAACAGGTACAGGGACGACACCGGCGCGTAGCGGTAGGTGGTCCCGAACACCGACGAGACGATTGTGTCCCACGACGTGCCGACGGTGGTGGTCTCCGTGACGTGCCAGCCGCGCCGGACCAGCGGCGGGAACACGGACGATCGCGCGCCCACCATCACGATGTTGAGCGGGTCGCCGTCTGTCGTCTTGTCCCCTCCCTTGGTGCAGCAGGGCAGCTTCTCCAGCGAGGCGCGCAGGCCGGCTTCGTCCAGGTCGCTGATCTCGCCGGGCTTGTACAGCGCGTCCCAATTCACCTCCTGATAGTCGGTCTTGATGCCGGAGATGGGCGCCAGGAACGAAAAGCGGCGCACCTGCTGCTGGCCGGCACCGATCAGCTCCAGGCTGATGTACTTAATCCCCTCGTCCAGGCTGGTGAACACGAAGCCCGTGACGCTGGCGCCCGGCTCGACGTGGGTGGGGAGCGCGATGCCGAGGAGGTGCGCGTCGATGCGGGAGTTGCGGTCGCCCGCGAACCAGCCGTGGCCCTTCCAGGCTACCTCCAGAGGTGAGTAGTAATCGCCGTCGACGGTGATGGGGGGGATGAAGTAGCGGATCGCCTCGCGGTTGGTCACCTCGATCCAGACCGGCTGGACGTCGTCGCCGGCCGTCTCGAAGCCCACGGCGCCTTTGGCCTCTTCCGGGGTCAGGGCTACGACGCTGACCGTCACGCCTCCCTCGGCGGCCGATTGGGCGCGCTTCTGGAAGGCCACGTTTCCAAAGGGCTGCGGATTGAAGCTAGGCCCGCTGGCCAGCCAGAGGACCGCCACGGCGATGCAGATGAC encodes:
- a CDS encoding LssY C-terminal domain-containing protein; the protein is MSPRLRRNPTLLAIVICIAVAVLWLASGPSFNPQPFGNVAFQKRAQSAAEGGVTVSVVALTPEEAKGAVGFETAGDDVQPVWIEVTNREAIRYFIPPITVDGDYYSPLEVAWKGHGWFAGDRNSRIDAHLLGIALPTHVEPGASVTGFVFTSLDEGIKYISLELIGAGQQQVRRFSFLAPISGIKTDYQEVNWDALYKPGEISDLDEAGLRASLEKLPCCTKGGDKTTDGDPLNIVMVGARSSVFPPLVRRGWHVTETTTVGTSWDTIVSSVFGTTYRYAPVSSLYLFGRHQDIALQKPRSDVNQRNHMRLWLAPVTTGGVPVWVGQISRDIGVRLTRKTVTTHKVDPQMDESRWYLVQDMFFSQGLERFALAGGVGACTPQAPRTNFTGDPYFTDGFRAVMWMSGTPVTYQRIEFVPWESPQAPRSE